From [Chlorobium] sp. 445:
TGTGAGGCTTCCACAAGCGGGTAATCGCCCTTACGGCGCGCTTGGACACTCTCTACAGCTAACCTCCCATTCTTCATCGGCACCGTGGCTGGCACCGTAATTTTGTTTTCTTCATCTTCAGCTGAAAGAAACACCGGCTTGCTTTCAACGACCCCATTTTTTACAGGGCGATACGGTGTCTCAATAAAGCCCTTCTCATTAATTTCAGCATAGATGCAGAACGATGAGATAAGACCGATGTTAGGACCTTCAGGTGTTTCAATCGGGCAGAGCCGGCCGTAGTGTGTGTAGTGCACATCACGCACTTCAAAACCTGCACGTTCTCTCGTCAAGCCGCCAGGACCGAGTGCGGAAGTTCGACGCTTGTTTGTCAGTTCCGCTAGTGGATTCGTCTGGTCCATAAATTGCGAGAGTTGGCTTGTACCAAAGAAACTTGAAATCACGCTCGAGACCGTACGAGCATTCACCAAGTCTGAGGGGGTAATTTTCTCTGCATCTCGAGCATTGAGTTTCTCTTTGACATTCTTCGACATTCGTGCCAGTCCCACGAGAAACTGTGCCGCTAATTGCTCCCCTACCGTCTTGACCCGACGATTTGAAAGATGGTCGACATCATCGACTTCTACTCTGCCATTCATCAATTTGATGAGGTAATACATAATTGCGATGATATCGAACTGCGAGAGCACGGTAAAGTCTGGGCTAATGCCTTTTTCATCAAACTTGCCAATTCCAAATTTTTCAATTAAACCCTCAGCGATTTTTTTCAGCTGACCATCTCGTTTTAGAATCTCGAGCAGTTCCTTGAACTCGGCGGTTAATTTTTTGTTCAAGCGGTAGCGCCCTACATCGCCTAAGTCATACTTTTTGTTATTGAAGAATGTGCGTTCTAGGAGTCCACGTGCCGCTTCAATGTCAGGAGCTTCGTTTGAGCGCAATTCACGATAGATTTGTTCTAGCGCTTGCTCTTCGGTATGCGATTCATCTTTTGCGAGTGTGTTCAGGATAATCGTGCGGTCAATATCCATTTCTTTCTCGCTGCGCGTCACCTTCACTTTTGTAATGCCAGCACTGAGAAACTGTTCAATATGTTCATCGGTAATTTGCGTCCCTGCCGTAATCACCTCACCTGTTTGCGTATTGACCACATCTGTGGCTAAGTAGCGACCAATGAGTTCCTCGTTGGCATCATCTCTTTTGACAGGCATTTCAACCATGAGGTCAAAGAGCCGCAGGATTTCATCGTTTTTTGCAAAGCCGAGCGCACGCAGAAGTGTGGTCGCCAAAAACTTTTTCTTTTGGTCGATATAGACATACATCAAGTTGTTGATGTCGGTAACAAATTCAATCCACGAGCCACGCAGCGGTACAATTTTCGCAGAGTAGATTTTCTTACCGTTCGGATGCGTGCTATCGCTGAACACCACACCCGGCGAGCGATGCAACTGCGCTACAATCACACGCTCTGCACCATTGATGATGAATGTGCCACGGTCGGTCATATATGGCACTTTACCTAAATACACTTCCTGCTCGATTGTCTCCTTCCAATCCGTTTCTTCTGGCTCGTCTTTAAGTGAGAGTTTGAGTTTGGCTTTAAGCGAAACTTCATATGTCAAACCACGCTCGATGCATTCCTCTACGGTATAGCGCGGTTTATCAATCGTGTAACTGATATACTCCAACAGATATAGCCCGCGTGTATCTGTAATCGGGAAACTGCTGCGTAGGACACTTTCCAAGCCTTTGTTTTTACGCTGCTCTGGAGGGACATCATCTTGAATAAAATCTTTGAATGAGCGCAGTTGCACCTTGAGCAAATCTGGCGGCTCAATGATCTGCTGAATTTTTGAGAAAGAAATGCGCTCTACCTTTTTCTTGGAAGTCTTTGCTTTCACGGTCGCCTCGCTTTTGAAGAGTTAACTTGTTGTGAAACCGTATTCAATGCAGATTTGAGAAGGGATAATCACCCAGCGCTTGAAGGCTACAAAACCTGCTACAGTCTTGTTGCCACTCAACCGCCTCGTAATTCCTTGCCTACGCGTCAAGTCTAGAAGTCTTCTTAAGAGATTTATGGAACGGTTACCTTACTGGCAATCAACAATATAATAACAAAATCAAGTTCCCCGCAAGTTGTCGTAACAATTTTTTTGAAAATAGAAAAGAGAAAAGCCCCATCTTGTTTGAGCAAGATGGAGCTTAGCGGTTTTGCATTACTTACGCTTGCAAGAGCAACTTATTTCAGCTCTACTTCTGCGCCCGCATCACGCAGTTCTTTTGCGAGTTTCTCAGCATCTGCCTTTGGCATGGCTTCCTTGACAGTTTTCGGCGCGCCATCGACCAGATCCTTGGCTTCCTTGAGCCCTAAGCCTGTAGCAGCACGCACCACTTTAATGACATTGATTTTGTTTGCGCCACTGCTCTTGAGAATAACATCAAATTCTGTTTTCTCTTCAACGGGCGCGGCAGGTGCCGCTGCACCTGCGCCTGCACCCGCTGCAGGCGCTGCACCTGCAACCATCACAGGCGCTGCTGCCGTTACACCGAACTTTGCTTCTAATGCCTTGACTAACTCGGCAGCTTCGGTGAGCGTAAGTTTTCCAATTTCTTCAACGAGCGTGTCGACTGATGCCATTGTTCTTTGTCCTTTTCAGTTTGTATCGGCGAACGTAGAAGCCATTCGCCGAGAGTTAAGTTGAGTGCGTAATTTTAAGAGTGCGTAATTTCCTAAGTCTGCGCGCTAGCAGCTTTTTGTTTGGCGATTTGGTCAAGCACATTCACCAGATTCCGCATTACTGCATTGATGGTCATCGGTACCCCAGCAATCGTTTGATTAATAATCCCCAGCGCCTTGCCAATGTTTTCTACCTTGTTGGTCATCGTGGCAATTGTTGCCAACTGCGTGTGGTCAAAGACCTGCCCCTCAACGGATGCGCCTTTGAACTTGAGTTTGTCATTTCCTTCCGAAAATTTCTTCAAGATTTTTGCTGGCGCAATCGGATCATCGTAGCCAAAGGCAATCGCCGTGGTGTTCTTGAGCGCTGGAAAGAGTTTATCGGAAAGTTGTGCGCGCTCAATAGCTTTTTTGATTAGGGTATTCTTGACAACTTTATATTCAATACCCGATTTACGCAGCTCGTTGCGCAGCTCTTGCGTCTGTGCTACGGTCATCCCTTGGAATTCAGTGAGGTAAAACGCTGTCGCACGCTTCATTTTTTCAGCGACTTTCTCAACCACTTGTTCTTTTTCAGGTCGTTTCATCTTCCTTGCTATGGTTTAGAGTTTTTAGACAGCCACATCGCGCTTAATTTTCACGCTGGGCGACATCGTACTTGAAAGGTAAATGCTTTTGACATACTGACCTTTTGCTGCCGCGGGCTTTGCACGCATAATTGCACTAATGAAGGCTTGCACATTCTCAGCCAGCTTTTTCTCATCAAACGAAACCTTGCCAATCCCTGCATGCACAACCCCAGCTTTGTCAACACGAAACTCAATTTTTCCTGCTTTGACTTCTTTAACAGCTTTGGCAACATCCATCGTTACAGTACCCGATTTCGGATTAGGCATTAAGCCACGCGGGCCCAGCACTTTACCTAACTTACCTACTTCACCCATGACATCTGGTGTAGCGATAATAACATCCACATCCGTCCAGCCACCTTGAATTTTCTCGACATATTCGGCAAGTCCTACATAGTCCGCACCTGCTTCTTTGGCTTCCTGTTGCTTATTTTCTTTGCACATCACTAACACCCGGACGGTTTTGCCTGTGCCATGTGGCAATGCCACAGTGCCCCGCACGACTTGATCAGCTTGTCTTGGATCGACACCTAAACGCATTGCAATGTCGACGGATGCATCGAACTTTGTCGTGCTGATTTCCTTAATTTTAGCGACAGCTTCTAAGACCTCGTATTCTTTTTTCTGGTCAATCTTAGCTAACGCTTGCTTGTATTTTTTTCCTGCCATCGTAAATCAAGTGGTTTTGGCGACACTGTTGCAGTGTCTCCCACAGTTGAAGAAAACTTTATCCCTCGACCGTAATGCCCATATTTTTTGCTGTGCCTTCAATCATTCTTTCGGCAGCTTCAATGGACGTGGTGTTTAGGTCAGGCAATTTCAGTTCAGCAATTTTGCGAATCTGCGCGCGCGTTACCTTTCCCACTTTTGTGCGGTTGGGCTCAGCTGAGCCCTTCTCAATTTTTGCTTCTTTGAGCAAGAGCACTGGTGCCGGTGGTGTTTTGGTAACAAAGCTAAACGACTTGTCGGAATAGACCGTGATGACAACAGGAATAATCAATCCCTGTTGCGCTGCCGTTTTTGCGTTGAACTGTTTGCAAAACTCCATAATGTTGACGCCCTTTTGACCCAGCGCGGGACCCACCGGCGGCGCAGGATTAGCTTGACCTGCTGGAATTTGAAGTTTGACGTAGCCCGTAATCTTTTTTGCCATGTCGCTTTAGAATTACTTAATTTCCCGTTATCAATTTTACCTGCGAGAAGTCCACTTCGGTTGGGGTACTGCGGCCAAAGAAGTTAATGAGCACTTTCACCTTCATTTTCTCGGCATTGATTTCTTGCACTGCCCCCGTTAGCGAATTAAATGGTCCATCAATGATTTTGACCGTACTGCCAATCTCGAACGGCGCTTTCATTGACACTCGCCGTTCTTGTTCTTCTTGTGGCTCAAGTAGTCGCTTTACCTCATCAGGGCGAAGCGGCGTCGGCACATCGTTGATACCCAAAAAGCCTATCACGGAAGGGGTATCCAGAATAAGGTTCTTCGTCTGCTTGTCTAAAATCGCTTCAACTAACACATAGCCCGGAAACGCATTCTTCGTGCGACTTTTTTTCTTTCCGTCTTTGACTTCCACAAATTTCTCGTACGGGATATAGACTTGCGACAATCTATCTTGCAAGCCTTGCTTTGCCACTTCCTTATCAATATGCTCTTTTACTTTGCGCTCGTGTCCCGAATATGTTCTTACCGTGTACCAGCGGCGTTCTCCAGAGAGGGAGAGTGGCGTCGTTGTACTCTGGGCTTGTTTTTCTTCAGTTTGTTCACTCATTGCCTATATGCTTTTAACCTTCCTTCTTCCTTCGTTTATGTTACAGCAGCGAAACCAATTTCTTAATCAAAAAACTGAGCGTTTCATCGACGATAAAGGTACCAATCACCAAAATCCCACAGACAGTCAGCACGACCAGCGTAGATTCCTTGACCTCCTCTTGAGTAGGCCAAGTTACTTTTTTCATTTCGCTAACCACATCGTTGTAGTAGCCTGAAATACGCGCGCCAAGCGATACTTTATTTTCCGCCATGCTAAAATGTTAGAAGCATTAGGATTTAAGATTTAACTCTGTCATTCAATTTTTGGTATATGCCGCACGGGCGGTAGGAATCGAACCCACAACCTGCGGTTTTGGAGACCGCTGCTCTACCAATTGAGCTACACCCGTAAGTCAGTCCTTGCTGAAAGTTATCATCAACTCTCGCACCGACACATGCAAACCTTGTGGGCACTTACGCCGTTATTTGAACGCGCTTTGAGCGCAATGACTTTGCTGCACTGCCCACCTGTCGTTTAGCTTGAGCTGATGACCGGGATTGAACCGGTGACCTCGTCCTTACCAAGGACGTGCTCTACCAACTGAGCTACATCAGCATGTCCCTTTGATTTCTGTGTGGGTAGGGAAGGATTCGAACCTCCGAAGACATAAGTCAACTGATTTACAGTCAGTCGCGTTTGACCACTTCGCTACCTACCCTTTTTTGAAGATTCGCTTTTAGAACTTGGCGCGCATCAACATGCGAAGTGTTGTTAGACACTAACCTGCTAGACCATCACTTCAACACCTAAGCGGTCACTTCCACCAGAAATCAGAACTTAGCGTCTTTGAGCTGGTGGAGGGACTTGAACCCCCGGCCAGCTGATTACAAATCAGCTGCTCTACCAACTGAGCTACACCAGCACGCTTCACAAAAGGGCTGCAAATTTAGCGTATTGCTCAGAAATTTACAAAAGATTTAGTAGAAAAGCGAGCGATTGTCTTGAATCTGCGCTTGTCTCTTCAAGGCTTGTGTCCACTCTTGCACAATGCGCCCACGCTTATCCTCTGCAATTTGCTTGCGCAGCGCTTCCTTTTCTTTCTCAAAATCTTCGTCTTTGCCTTTCGTCTTCTCTGTGAGTACCGCCAGTATCACGCCTCTATTCGTATCAATCGGCTTGGAGAGCACACCGACTTCTAATGCAGAAAGTGCAGAGGCAAGATTAGCGTCGTAACCAATACCTTGAATGGTAGGATTTGAGAGTGTTACAGTCCCTGTCTCGCTAATACGAAGGAGTGAATCTAACGCAACAGCGCGCTCTAAACTGCCTTCGCATTTGGTCCAAATCTCCTCTGCCAACTTGCGCAGGTCTTGCATTTTCTTTTCACGAATGATTCTTGTTTTCAATTCTTGCTTCAAGCCGTCGTCGAATTTGCGATAACCATCGTCGTTGATGGATGTCAGTTTCATCACGGCAAAGCCATCTTTGGCTTCAATGACAGGACTAATTTCACCAAGCTTAGCGCGAAAGCCCCAGCGAGCCATGGCGTTGTTGTACCCAATGATGGGCACATAGCCGTTGCGTGAGAAAACGCCAGTTTCGCGTACTGTGTAGAACGAACGCTGTGCAGCAGAGTCAAAGCCGACTTCGCGTGCTTCAAACTCAAATTCACTTGCCACGCGGCGCTGCTTTTCGAGTGTTGCAGCACTCGGTACAATCTTCTTTGTCAGTTCTATGCCTTTGAACTCACGGCTTTCTCGTCCTGTAACTTTGATGATGTGAATTCCAAACTGCGTTTGTACAGGTCCAATCAGCTCTCCAACTTTAGCTTTGAAGCAGGCTTCTTCAAATGGCTTGACCATTCTGCCTCTGCCAAACCAGTTCAGGTCGCCACCACTTGCTGCAGAGCCCGGGTCTTGAGACTTTTCGCGTGCGAGTTTCTCAAAACTTTCACCCTTCTTGATTTTTGCCATCAATTCCTTTGCTTCGGCAATGGTCTTTGCTGTATCTGCTTTGGTGCTGCCTGAGGGCTTTAAGAGAATGTGCGAGGCGCGCACTTGCAGCTCTGCATCAGTTTTCAGCGACGTGATCTTGATAAGCTTAAACTCATTGAATGCAAAATCTTGCACTGGACCGAGCACGGTTCCAACCTTTGTGTCTGGCTTGAAAACCAGTGTATCGATTTCAACAGGTAACTGACCGCGCCGCAGTGTCTTCTCGGTGAGCGGTGAATCGCTATGCAAGCGCACAAAATCGGTGTCGTTCTTTGTCTCTGCAAATTCTTTTTTGAGCGCTTCTAACTCTTTCTTGATGAGCTCTTTATCAGCTTCAGTGGGGTCGGTTGGGAAAAAGACATACAAGGCTTCACGTGTGGGTTCTTGACGATATTCTTCTTTATGTTCATTGAAATACGACTTGATTTCCGCATCAGAGACATAATAGGCACTATCAGACTTGGCGCGCGACATATCGAAGAGCACAAACTTACCGCTCACTTTGGTATGCTGCATGTCAAACTTTTGACGCGCTTCACTATCGGTGCTGCGTAAAGACTCTGTCAGCAGCGTCTGCATTTTCTCTTGCAATTTCTGCTGCTTGATGTATTGCTCAAGTTGAATCCAGGCTTGTTTGTTGCGCGGATCTGCAATCGCACTGTTGAGTCGCTCTCGGTCAATTTGCCCAGTCTCAGGGTTACGGAATTGCTGCGCAATCACCAGTGGCGGATTGTCCGAGAAAATTTCATCGGTGATTTCTTTATCGCTCACTTTCAAGCCTAATTTTTCATACTCTTCATCGAGCAAAATTTTCATCACTTGCGATTCCCAGACTTGCTCCTGAATACGCGATTCTGTCTGATCATCAATTTCTTGTCCTTTAAGTTGCTGACGGTATTGCTCGAGGTAATTGCGGTAGAGCGTCTCATATTCTCTGAAAGAAATAGGTTTGCCGTTGACCACACCAACGTCGCTGCCACGTCTTGAGCTCATCCCCGTAAAATTCATTCCCCACTCAAAGACAATCGTAAGAAGAAATGCGCCAACGAGCACATAGAGCACGATGTGCATCTTGTCGCGCATTTTATTCATAAGTGCCATATTGCATCCTAAGATTTGAAGTTTCGTTTGTGTATTTTTGTGAAAGCGTT
This genomic window contains:
- a CDS encoding 50S ribosomal protein L7/L12; this encodes MASVDTLVEEIGKLTLTEAAELVKALEAKFGVTAAAPVMVAGAAPAAGAGAGAAAPAAPVEEKTEFDVILKSSGANKINVIKVVRAATGLGLKEAKDLVDGAPKTVKEAMPKADAEKLAKELRDAGAEVELK
- the rplJ gene encoding 50S ribosomal protein L10, whose amino-acid sequence is MKRPEKEQVVEKVAEKMKRATAFYLTEFQGMTVAQTQELRNELRKSGIEYKVVKNTLIKKAIERAQLSDKLFPALKNTTAIAFGYDDPIAPAKILKKFSEGNDKLKFKGASVEGQVFDHTQLATIATMTNKVENIGKALGIINQTIAGVPMTINAVMRNLVNVLDQIAKQKAASAQT
- a CDS encoding 50S ribosomal protein L1, whose product is MAGKKYKQALAKIDQKKEYEVLEAVAKIKEISTTKFDASVDIAMRLGVDPRQADQVVRGTVALPHGTGKTVRVLVMCKENKQQEAKEAGADYVGLAEYVEKIQGGWTDVDVIIATPDVMGEVGKLGKVLGPRGLMPNPKSGTVTMDVAKAVKEVKAGKIEFRVDKAGVVHAGIGKVSFDEKKLAENVQAFISAIMRAKPAAAKGQYVKSIYLSSTMSPSVKIKRDVAV
- the rplK gene encoding 50S ribosomal protein L11, giving the protein MAKKITGYVKLQIPAGQANPAPPVGPALGQKGVNIMEFCKQFNAKTAAQQGLIIPVVITVYSDKSFSFVTKTPPAPVLLLKEAKIEKGSAEPNRTKVGKVTRAQIRKIAELKLPDLNTTSIEAAERMIEGTAKNMGITVEG
- the nusG gene encoding transcription termination/antitermination factor NusG; protein product: MSEQTEEKQAQSTTTPLSLSGERRWYTVRTYSGHERKVKEHIDKEVAKQGLQDRLSQVYIPYEKFVEVKDGKKKSRTKNAFPGYVLVEAILDKQTKNLILDTPSVIGFLGINDVPTPLRPDEVKRLLEPQEEQERRVSMKAPFEIGSTVKIIDGPFNSLTGAVQEINAEKMKVKVLINFFGRSTPTEVDFSQVKLITGN
- a CDS encoding preprotein translocase subunit SecE; the protein is MAENKVSLGARISGYYNDVVSEMKKVTWPTQEEVKESTLVVLTVCGILVIGTFIVDETLSFLIKKLVSLL